A window of the Streptomyces sp. Ag109_O5-10 genome harbors these coding sequences:
- a CDS encoding 2OG-Fe(II) oxygenase family protein: MWPPQEPGLRAATRRYQDAFVNVARRVLGLYARVLGVPADTFPLGDDVCTTTVVNNYPKWPHDGASDDEKLLLLEHADSSALTVLHQEGDYAGLQGRRPDGTWTSVTIRHDALQVFTGTLLTNWTDGRLRPGRHRVVAGGTVTRRSSAVFVHPGLDTVVAPLPASADPDGSDFEPVSVWERASGNVEEYLRVFGRPEQLAAWRENRSYVAEVTA, encoded by the coding sequence GTGTGGCCGCCGCAGGAGCCCGGCCTGCGCGCCGCGACCCGGCGCTACCAGGACGCGTTCGTGAACGTGGCCCGCCGCGTCCTCGGCCTGTACGCGCGCGTGCTGGGCGTGCCCGCCGACACCTTCCCGCTCGGCGACGACGTCTGCACGACGACGGTCGTCAACAACTACCCCAAGTGGCCGCACGACGGCGCGTCGGACGACGAGAAACTCCTCCTCCTGGAACACGCCGACAGCTCCGCGCTCACCGTGCTCCACCAGGAGGGTGACTACGCCGGCCTCCAGGGCCGGCGTCCGGACGGCACCTGGACCTCCGTAACGATCCGGCACGACGCCCTCCAGGTGTTCACCGGCACCCTGCTGACCAACTGGACGGACGGCAGGCTGCGCCCCGGACGGCACCGGGTGGTGGCCGGCGGCACGGTGACGCGACGCTCCTCCGCCGTCTTCGTCCACCCGGGCCTGGACACGGTCGTGGCACCCCTGCCGGCCTCCGCCGACCCGGACGGATCCGACTTCGAACCCGTATCGGTGTGGGAGCGTGCCAGTGGCAACGTCGAGGAGTACCTGAGGGTCTTCGGCCGCCCCGAGCAACTCGCCGCCTGGCGGGAGAACCGCTCCTACGTCGCCGAAGTCACCGCGTGA
- a CDS encoding DUF427 domain-containing protein, which yields MTTFPTARAVRTTPEGLLWEPSERWVRGRRGDVTVVDSRHPVLVWEPGVPVPLYAFPRAEVREELLRPAKNPPTGTHTGSRIFYDVEVDGELLENAAWTFPAADLADHIAFEWFPRVGRGLDHWYEEEEEIFVHPRDPHKRVDAIPSSRHLVVEIDGTVVADTRRPVLLFETGLPTRYYVPREDVRLDLLEATDHHTGCPYKGTAEYWSWRGEADVPPNVVWSYPDPLPAVGAVEGLLAFYNEAVDITVDGERLARPVTHFTKALVEQQRA from the coding sequence ATGACCACGTTCCCCACCGCACGGGCCGTGCGGACCACCCCGGAGGGGCTCCTGTGGGAGCCGAGCGAGCGCTGGGTGCGCGGCCGCAGGGGTGACGTCACGGTCGTCGACAGCCGCCACCCCGTCCTCGTCTGGGAGCCGGGAGTTCCCGTACCGCTGTACGCGTTCCCCCGTGCGGAGGTACGCGAGGAACTGCTCCGGCCGGCGAAGAACCCGCCGACCGGTACCCACACCGGCTCGCGGATCTTCTACGACGTCGAGGTCGACGGCGAACTGCTCGAGAACGCCGCCTGGACCTTCCCGGCCGCCGACCTGGCCGACCACATCGCCTTCGAGTGGTTCCCGCGCGTCGGGCGGGGCCTGGACCACTGGTACGAGGAGGAGGAAGAGATCTTCGTCCACCCCCGTGACCCGCACAAGCGGGTCGACGCCATCCCCAGCAGCCGGCACCTCGTGGTCGAGATCGACGGCACGGTCGTCGCGGACACCCGCCGTCCGGTCCTGCTCTTCGAGACCGGCCTGCCCACCCGCTACTACGTCCCGCGCGAGGACGTCCGCCTCGACCTGCTCGAAGCCACCGACCACCACACCGGCTGCCCGTACAAGGGCACCGCCGAGTACTGGTCGTGGCGCGGCGAGGCCGACGTCCCGCCCAACGTCGTCTGGAGTTACCCGGACCCGCTGCCCGCGGTCGGAGCCGTCGAGGGGCTCCTCGCCTTCTACAACGAGGCCGTCGACATCACCGTCGACGGCGAACGGTTGGCGCGCCCCGTCACCCACTTCACCAAGGCGCTCGTGGAGCAGCAGCGCGCCTGA
- a CDS encoding FAD-dependent oxidoreductase: protein MTSPESEQTLTGDVLVIGGGPAGTWSAIEAAQAGAGVVLADKGYTGANGATASVGTGIWYVDDVPELREAAMASREGLGGFLADRDWMARVLDETHARMDELARVQRYPFPVDARGRQLRGDLQGPEYMRRQRIRVQRLGVRILDRTPALELLVDADAVVSGARAVERTTGESVRELGWGKGRALGARSAVGPRYPD, encoded by the coding sequence ATGACGAGTCCCGAATCCGAACAGACCCTGACCGGTGACGTGTTGGTGATCGGCGGCGGGCCGGCCGGCACCTGGTCCGCGATCGAGGCCGCCCAGGCCGGGGCCGGTGTCGTCCTGGCCGACAAGGGCTACACGGGTGCGAACGGCGCGACCGCGTCGGTCGGCACCGGCATCTGGTACGTCGACGACGTCCCCGAGCTGCGCGAGGCCGCCATGGCGAGCAGGGAGGGCCTGGGCGGGTTTCTCGCCGACCGGGACTGGATGGCCCGGGTCCTCGACGAGACCCACGCCCGCATGGACGAGCTGGCCCGGGTGCAGCGTTACCCCTTCCCCGTCGACGCCCGGGGCCGTCAGCTCCGCGGTGACCTCCAAGGTCCCGAGTACATGCGCCGGCAGCGGATCCGCGTGCAGCGCCTGGGCGTACGCATCCTCGACCGCACTCCGGCGCTGGAGCTGCTGGTCGATGCCGACGCGGTCGTGTCGGGCGCGCGGGCGGTGGAGCGTACGACCGGGGAGAGCGTCCGCGAACTCGGCTGGGGCAAGGGCCGGGCACTCGGCGCTCGCAGTGCGGTCGGCCCCCGGTACCCGGACTGA
- a CDS encoding MerR family transcriptional regulator has product MRIGDAAAAAGTTPRALRFYEERGLLPPPRRTAAGQREYGPDEVARVRVIRELLALGLTVEDLRSLTDRLALLGELPPGRCGHPDSDRPGSGVIVRRLAALDAEIDRLTRLRTELALRTFGQP; this is encoded by the coding sequence ATGCGGATCGGGGACGCGGCTGCAGCCGCGGGGACCACCCCGCGGGCACTGCGGTTCTACGAGGAACGGGGGCTGCTGCCGCCACCGCGGCGCACAGCCGCCGGGCAACGTGAGTACGGGCCCGACGAGGTGGCCAGAGTCCGTGTCATCCGTGAACTGCTGGCGCTCGGCCTCACCGTCGAGGACCTGCGCAGTCTCACCGACCGGCTCGCCCTGCTCGGCGAACTCCCGCCGGGGCGGTGCGGCCACCCCGACAGCGACCGGCCCGGCTCCGGGGTGATCGTCCGCAGGCTCGCGGCCCTCGACGCCGAGATCGACCGGCTGACCCGGCTGCGCACGGAACTGGCCCTGCGCACCTTCGGTCAGCCGTGA
- a CDS encoding NADP-dependent oxidoreductase, giving the protein MPAELPSTSREILLTATPGGLPGPEHLTITPRPLPHPGPGQVLVRNQYFLVFPGLRTLVGDEADGMPLPRIHPGDALYGPAVGEVVAAGPGGPLRPGDKVTHLLGWREYALVAATDCTTLGDLLPDPVAHLSSGSAAYGALTRLTEVRPGDTVFVTGAAGAVGTLAGQIARLLGAGRVIGSTRSPAKAERLRAELGYDAVVVPGNRPFDEQLAAAAPDGIDVLVDNVGGEQLTAAVRTARRGARFALVGALSGQLSPNRGGGSSPTEIDTFRLVGQGVSLHGYSGQDHPDVAAEWTRRFGDWLRSGDITFPQARIPGMDRAPRALRELLEGQHFGTVVVELPPR; this is encoded by the coding sequence ATGCCCGCCGAGCTGCCCTCGACGTCCCGCGAGATCCTGCTGACCGCCACACCCGGCGGACTGCCCGGACCCGAACACCTCACGATCACGCCAAGGCCGCTCCCTCACCCCGGGCCTGGACAAGTCCTCGTCAGGAACCAGTACTTCCTGGTCTTTCCCGGACTGCGCACGCTCGTCGGGGACGAGGCCGACGGCATGCCGCTGCCCCGCATCCACCCCGGTGACGCTCTGTACGGCCCCGCGGTGGGTGAGGTCGTCGCGGCCGGGCCCGGCGGTCCGCTGCGTCCGGGGGACAAGGTCACGCACCTGCTCGGGTGGCGCGAGTACGCACTGGTCGCGGCGACGGACTGCACCACACTCGGCGACCTCCTGCCCGACCCGGTCGCCCACCTCTCGTCCGGTTCGGCCGCCTACGGGGCGTTGACCCGGCTCACCGAAGTCCGCCCAGGCGACACGGTGTTCGTCACGGGAGCGGCCGGAGCCGTGGGTACGCTGGCCGGCCAGATCGCCCGGCTGCTGGGGGCCGGCAGGGTCATCGGGAGCACCCGGTCGCCGGCCAAGGCCGAGCGGCTGCGGGCCGAACTGGGCTACGACGCGGTCGTGGTGCCCGGGAACCGGCCCTTCGACGAGCAACTGGCCGCGGCGGCACCGGACGGCATCGACGTACTCGTGGACAACGTCGGCGGTGAGCAGCTCACGGCGGCTGTGCGCACCGCGCGCCGGGGCGCCCGCTTCGCCCTGGTGGGCGCGCTGTCGGGACAGCTGTCGCCGAACCGCGGCGGTGGCAGTTCACCCACGGAGATCGACACCTTCCGCCTGGTCGGCCAGGGCGTCTCGCTGCACGGCTACAGCGGACAGGACCATCCCGACGTCGCGGCGGAGTGGACCAGGCGCTTCGGGGACTGGCTGCGCTCCGGCGACATCACCTTCCCTCAGGCACGGATCCCGGGCATGGATCGCGCCCCTCGGGCGTTGCGGGAACTGTTGGAGGGGCAGCACTTCGGAACCGTCGTCGTGGAGTTGCCGCCACGGTGA
- a CDS encoding sulfite oxidase, producing the protein MSAATPSGHRHETDYDRRRLRQWLAGEARADGVTRRRLLTLLAATAAGTALGSSRSARAAVAGIVKPLPPEWFIERGTNAETRWEALRGTGHHTPNELFFVRNHTATPVLDAGDWRLRLWGSGLRGSPGEDRSVEFGYDDLRALPAVTRTAFVECAGNGRSYYTTQQGETVTGTAWTLGAVGVARWRGVRLADVLRRAGLSHDAVDVQPRGLDAEYVSGGENLGRVRRPLPLAKALDDVLLAYEMNGERLPYDHGYPVRVLVPSWVGIASIKWVGDIEVSAEPLYSPWNTTFYRLFGPAYPQGGSAPLTRQATKSAFELADGATFTAGHRHVLHGRSWSGAGAVARVDISTDGGTSWRRARLRDRPRAGTWTRWSFDWHPEEPGATQLLARATDTAGRSQPDAAVPNTQGYLFDAVVRHPVSVV; encoded by the coding sequence ATGTCTGCTGCCACTCCCTCCGGTCACCGCCACGAAACCGACTACGACCGCCGGAGGCTGCGCCAGTGGCTCGCCGGTGAGGCCAGAGCCGACGGGGTCACCCGCCGCCGGCTGCTCACCCTGCTCGCCGCCACCGCCGCCGGGACGGCACTCGGGAGTTCCCGCTCCGCCCGCGCCGCCGTCGCCGGAATCGTCAAGCCGCTGCCGCCCGAGTGGTTCATCGAGCGCGGCACCAACGCCGAGACCCGCTGGGAGGCACTGCGCGGGACCGGTCACCACACCCCCAACGAGCTGTTCTTCGTGCGCAACCACACCGCCACCCCCGTCCTGGACGCCGGTGACTGGCGACTGCGGCTGTGGGGGAGCGGACTGCGCGGCAGCCCGGGCGAGGACCGGTCGGTGGAGTTCGGGTACGACGACCTGCGCGCCCTGCCGGCCGTCACCCGGACCGCCTTCGTCGAGTGCGCCGGCAACGGCCGCTCCTACTACACGACCCAGCAGGGCGAGACCGTCACCGGCACCGCGTGGACCCTGGGCGCGGTCGGGGTCGCACGCTGGCGCGGGGTGCGCCTCGCCGACGTGCTGCGCAGGGCCGGGCTCTCCCACGACGCCGTGGACGTGCAGCCGCGCGGCCTGGACGCCGAGTACGTCAGCGGCGGCGAGAACCTCGGCCGGGTCCGCCGTCCACTGCCGTTGGCCAAGGCACTGGACGACGTACTGCTCGCGTACGAGATGAACGGTGAGCGGCTTCCGTACGACCACGGGTATCCGGTGCGGGTGCTGGTGCCCTCCTGGGTGGGGATCGCGTCGATCAAGTGGGTCGGCGACATCGAGGTGTCCGCCGAGCCGCTCTACTCGCCCTGGAACACCACCTTCTACCGCCTGTTCGGCCCCGCCTACCCGCAGGGCGGCAGCGCACCGCTCACCCGGCAGGCGACGAAGAGCGCCTTCGAGCTCGCCGACGGGGCCACGTTCACGGCGGGGCACCGGCACGTACTGCACGGACGGTCGTGGTCGGGTGCGGGCGCCGTCGCCCGGGTCGACATCAGCACCGACGGCGGGACGAGCTGGCGCCGTGCCCGCCTGCGCGACCGGCCCCGCGCCGGTACCTGGACCCGCTGGTCCTTCGACTGGCACCCCGAGGAACCCGGCGCAACCCAGCTGCTGGCCCGGGCCACCGACACCGCCGGCCGCTCTCAGCCGGACGCCGCCGTGCCCAACACACAGGGCTACCTGTTCGACGCGGTGGTACGGCATCCGGTGAGCGTGGTGTGA
- the egtA gene encoding ergothioneine biosynthesis glutamate--cysteine ligase EgtA encodes MSVSPECGVDGPAVTEQQAEALVEGVCFKTGPPRSVGVEVEWLVHRERAPHEPVGREELAAAHADLRDLPLTSGLSIEPGGQVELSSRPAPSLAACVSEVSADLDAVRTALHEHGLALAGMGVDPWQRPRRFLRERRYDAMEACLDRTGRAGRTLMCTSASVQVCLDGGREEPGVMGFARRWWLAHHLGAVLVAVFANSPMAEGRPTGWLSTRQLMWAELDPGRAGGPSLSHDPRHAWVRRVLDAPVMCVRRDGPWEVPDGVSFREWTRSRTMRPPTHADLEYHISTLFPPVRPRGHLELRMIDAQPGDDGWIVPLAVVTALFDDPGAAAIANRAVTPLAERGAGAPAPHNPLWTAAARHGLADPGLRRAAVTCFAAALDALPRLGASTGVVAAVAAYADRYVARGRCPADDVLDREAPARLRAER; translated from the coding sequence ATGTCGGTTTCACCGGAGTGTGGCGTTGATGGCCCTGCCGTCACCGAACAACAGGCGGAGGCGCTGGTCGAGGGAGTCTGTTTCAAGACGGGCCCGCCGCGCAGCGTCGGCGTCGAAGTGGAGTGGCTCGTCCACCGGGAGCGCGCGCCGCACGAGCCCGTGGGCCGGGAGGAACTGGCGGCGGCCCACGCCGACCTGCGCGACCTCCCGCTGACGTCCGGGCTGAGCATCGAGCCCGGCGGCCAGGTGGAGCTGAGTTCCCGGCCGGCCCCGTCGCTGGCCGCGTGCGTCTCGGAGGTCTCCGCCGATCTCGACGCGGTGCGCACCGCACTCCACGAGCACGGTCTGGCCCTGGCCGGCATGGGCGTCGATCCCTGGCAGCGGCCTCGCCGCTTCCTGCGGGAGCGGCGCTACGACGCGATGGAGGCCTGTCTCGACCGCACGGGCCGGGCGGGGCGCACCCTGATGTGCACGTCGGCCTCCGTCCAGGTCTGCCTCGACGGCGGACGGGAGGAGCCCGGTGTCATGGGATTCGCGCGCCGCTGGTGGCTGGCGCACCACCTGGGCGCGGTCCTGGTCGCGGTGTTCGCGAACTCGCCCATGGCCGAAGGCCGCCCCACGGGCTGGCTGTCCACCCGGCAGCTGATGTGGGCGGAACTCGATCCGGGACGGGCCGGCGGTCCCTCCCTGTCCCACGATCCCCGGCACGCCTGGGTCCGGCGGGTCCTCGACGCGCCGGTGATGTGCGTACGCCGGGACGGCCCCTGGGAGGTGCCGGACGGGGTGAGCTTCCGCGAGTGGACCCGCTCGCGCACCATGCGCCCGCCGACCCACGCGGACCTCGAGTACCACATCAGCACACTGTTCCCGCCGGTCAGGCCGCGCGGACACCTGGAACTGCGCATGATCGACGCACAGCCGGGCGACGACGGGTGGATCGTGCCGCTCGCGGTGGTCACGGCCCTGTTCGACGACCCGGGCGCCGCCGCGATCGCGAACCGGGCCGTGACACCCCTGGCCGAGCGCGGCGCCGGTGCCCCGGCGCCGCACAATCCGCTGTGGACCGCCGCGGCCCGCCACGGGCTCGCCGACCCGGGACTCAGGCGTGCCGCGGTGACCTGTTTCGCCGCGGCGCTGGACGCCCTGCCGCGACTGGGCGCGAGCACCGGGGTCGTGGCCGCCGTCGCGGCCTACGCCGACCGCTACGTCGCACGCGGTCGCTGCCCGGCCGACGACGTACTCGACCGGGAGGCGCCCGCACGGCTGCGAGCGGAACGGTGA
- a CDS encoding NtaA/DmoA family FMN-dependent monooxygenase (This protein belongs to a clade of FMN-dependent monooxygenases, within a broader family of flavin-dependent oxidoreductases, the luciferase-like monooxygenase (LMM) family, some of whose members use coenzyme F420 rather than FMN.) yields MTRTDPLDVPRPHAQLHFGVFFQGVNHWTIWSAPDSGSQIDPASFRRVAQTAERGLFDAFFLGEGLRLREVDGRIHDLDVAGRPDAITQLAALAAVTRRIGLVSTSNSTFNEPADLARRLSGLDLLSEGRAGWNVVTTDNAWTGANFRRGGYLDHADRYRRAEEFLTVARALWDGWDDRAVATSADAPAWSVPGAVRRVRHRGPQFDVDLAPTLPRSAQGHPVIFQAGDSGEGRDFAARNADVIFSAHGNDFDDALAFADDIRRRLRAAGRPDDDLRILPGTEIIIGATEQEAEEKKRWIRLQQVTPATALGIAGLLWGIDLSDRDADGPLPAEGPVVAENDGSFGARRIADPRSVVAEWRAKAEAHGWSLRETVIALGPQRGHIGTPSGLADKFARFVRHGAVDGFNVTPYLIPDGLDDIVDLLVPELQERGVYRTDYTGTTLREHLGLRAPLTHRSAPERRQAG; encoded by the coding sequence ATGACCCGCACCGACCCCCTCGACGTCCCCCGGCCGCACGCCCAGCTGCACTTCGGGGTGTTCTTCCAGGGTGTGAACCACTGGACCATCTGGTCCGCGCCCGACAGCGGCTCGCAGATCGACCCCGCCTCCTTCCGGCGCGTCGCGCAGACCGCCGAACGGGGCCTGTTCGACGCCTTCTTCCTCGGTGAGGGACTCCGGCTGCGCGAGGTCGACGGCAGGATCCACGATCTCGACGTGGCCGGACGGCCGGACGCCATCACCCAGCTCGCGGCGCTGGCCGCGGTCACCCGCCGGATCGGCCTGGTCTCCACCTCCAACTCGACCTTCAACGAGCCGGCGGATCTCGCCCGCCGGCTCTCCGGTCTCGACCTCCTCTCCGAGGGCCGGGCCGGCTGGAACGTGGTGACCACGGACAACGCCTGGACCGGCGCCAACTTCCGCCGCGGGGGCTACCTCGACCACGCCGACCGCTACCGGCGCGCCGAGGAGTTCCTGACCGTGGCCCGCGCCCTGTGGGACGGCTGGGACGACCGGGCGGTCGCCACGTCCGCGGACGCGCCCGCCTGGTCGGTGCCCGGCGCGGTACGCCGAGTGCGCCACCGGGGGCCGCAGTTCGACGTCGACCTCGCCCCCACCCTGCCGCGCAGCGCCCAGGGCCACCCGGTGATCTTCCAGGCGGGTGACTCCGGCGAGGGGCGCGACTTCGCCGCCCGCAACGCGGACGTCATCTTCTCCGCGCACGGCAACGACTTCGACGACGCGCTGGCCTTCGCCGATGACATCCGGCGCCGGCTGCGGGCGGCCGGGCGGCCCGACGACGACCTGCGGATCCTGCCCGGCACCGAGATCATCATCGGCGCCACAGAGCAGGAGGCCGAGGAGAAGAAGCGCTGGATCCGGCTGCAGCAGGTCACTCCCGCGACGGCGCTCGGGATCGCCGGGCTGTTGTGGGGCATCGACCTGTCCGACCGCGACGCCGACGGACCGCTGCCCGCCGAGGGCCCGGTCGTCGCCGAGAACGACGGCTCCTTCGGGGCCCGGCGCATCGCCGACCCGCGCTCGGTGGTGGCGGAGTGGCGGGCGAAGGCCGAGGCGCACGGCTGGTCGCTGCGCGAGACCGTCATCGCGCTCGGACCCCAGCGCGGGCACATCGGCACCCCGTCCGGTCTGGCCGACAAGTTCGCCCGCTTCGTGCGACACGGCGCGGTCGACGGCTTCAACGTCACGCCGTACCTCATCCCCGACGGCCTCGACGACATCGTCGACCTGCTCGTCCCCGAACTGCAGGAACGCGGGGTCTACCGCACCGACTACACCGGCACCACGCTGCGCGAACACCTCGGCCTGCGCGCGCCCCTCACCCACCGCTCCGCACCCGAGCGGCGGCAGGCGGGCTGA
- a CDS encoding LLM class flavin-dependent oxidoreductase, which translates to MSGPGLHLAVEIDGDGAHPAAWRRAAHTPDRLLAPRRAAGSAAVAENAGFTLVTLDDGVLPPGAGPDPVGRIGAVERAAFVAASTSTIGIAPVVPVTYAEPFHVSSQLASLDHLSVGRAGWVVTEEEHPEAARVWGRPLVADAAARARESEDGVEVARALWDSWEDDAVIRSVATSRYLDRDRLHYIDFTGETYAVKGPAIVPRPPQGQLVVLGRPDRVPAARLDVALVDGRDPAAVAAAAAGAGTPRVFAEVEVALDGPDATGTERVADLERHAPWADRGRLRYVGAAAGLVAVLDELSRHVDGVRLHPLVLDEDLAVLSRLVLPALSERRLVARPLPGTSLRSALGLERPANRFAAAAVQEETR; encoded by the coding sequence TTGTCCGGCCCTGGCCTGCACCTCGCCGTCGAGATCGACGGCGACGGCGCCCACCCCGCGGCCTGGCGCCGCGCCGCCCACACACCCGACCGACTGCTCGCCCCGCGCCGTGCGGCCGGGTCGGCCGCCGTGGCCGAGAACGCCGGGTTCACTCTGGTCACCCTGGACGACGGGGTACTGCCGCCCGGTGCCGGGCCCGATCCCGTCGGCCGTATCGGGGCGGTGGAGCGGGCCGCCTTCGTCGCGGCGTCCACGAGCACGATCGGGATCGCGCCCGTCGTCCCGGTCACGTATGCCGAACCCTTCCATGTCTCCAGCCAGTTGGCGTCCCTGGACCACCTCTCCGTCGGCCGTGCCGGGTGGGTGGTGACGGAGGAGGAACACCCCGAGGCTGCCCGGGTCTGGGGGCGCCCTCTGGTCGCCGACGCGGCCGCGCGGGCCCGGGAGTCCGAGGACGGTGTCGAGGTGGCCCGCGCCCTGTGGGACTCGTGGGAGGACGACGCGGTCATCCGGTCCGTCGCCACGAGCCGCTACCTCGACCGCGACCGGCTCCACTACATCGACTTCACCGGGGAGACCTACGCGGTCAAGGGCCCCGCGATCGTGCCGCGCCCCCCGCAGGGGCAGCTCGTCGTCCTGGGCCGCCCGGACCGGGTGCCGGCCGCGCGGCTCGACGTCGCGCTGGTCGACGGCCGTGACCCGGCCGCGGTCGCCGCGGCCGCCGCCGGCGCGGGTACGCCCCGCGTCTTCGCCGAGGTCGAGGTGGCCCTGGACGGCCCGGACGCGACCGGCACCGAGCGCGTCGCCGACCTGGAGCGGCATGCGCCGTGGGCGGACCGCGGGCGGTTGCGGTACGTCGGGGCGGCGGCCGGACTGGTCGCCGTCCTGGACGAGTTGAGCCGTCACGTGGACGGGGTGCGGCTGCATCCGCTGGTGCTGGACGAGGATCTGGCCGTCCTCTCCCGCCTCGTCCTGCCGGCCCTGTCCGAGCGGCGTCTCGTCGCCCGGCCGCTGCCCGGCACGTCCCTGCGCTCGGCCCTTGGTCTGGAGCGTCCCGCCAACCGGTTCGCGGCCGCGGCCGTCCAGGAGGAGACCCGATGA